One stretch of Glycine soja cultivar W05 chromosome 7, ASM419377v2, whole genome shotgun sequence DNA includes these proteins:
- the LOC114418712 gene encoding transcription repressor KAN1-like isoform X1, which produces MPQNKIFQDQQQSSNPIPDLSLHISLPNSAPSSICSEGDSPFDAEGLKSHSDGSIKGSSSPYYHIDTQLSLANHTSTISTPSEAESTWRKRNFVRLCHGVSHEGQIRLINGIPLYSNLSSLDNTSSTINIPSIERNQLPTNKFSFSSLYALPHPPSAPNYGNNNGVVFGGVAVEPISRFREMTMESALRPQQVPYFDYPHQQQHQFGSSNIGASDFSNGFVRSRMFSRQQSNKRNMRAPRMRWTSSLHNRFLHAVELLGGHERATPKSVLELMDVKDLTLAHVKSHLQMYRTVKNTDKPAASSDGDEDFMSLTVPNDQNKNFLPNQRGTPNASIDNDMGYTSSNLWVNSSSSRGARIQANSRDLDELSPQEILSSQHTGKLSEGSNYIQTRSFDMDQNPSLEFTLGRSNWHNNEHA; this is translated from the exons atgccccAGAATAAGATTTTCCAAGACCAACAACAATCATCGAATCCGATTCCTGATCTTTCCCTTCACATTAGCCTCCCAAACAGTGCTCCTTCTTCAATTTGCAGTGAAGGGGATTCACCCTTTGATGCTGAAGGCCTCAAATCACACAGTGATGGTTCAATCAAAGGTAGTAGTAGCCCTTATTATCACATAGACACACAACTTTCCTTAGCCAACCACACAAGTACTATTTCTACTCCCTCTGAGGCTGAAAGCACCTGGAGGAAGAGAAACTTTGTTAGGCTTTGTCATGGGGTTTCTCATGAGGGTCAAATAAGACTCATCAATGGAATCCCTCTCTACAGTAACCTTTCTTCTTTGGATAACACTAGTAGCACTATTAATATTCCCTCAATAGAGAGAAACCAATTACCCACCAACaagttttccttttcttctctatATGCACTTCCACACCCTCCTTCAGCTCCTAATTATGGTAATAATAATGGTGTTGTTTTTGGGGGTGTAGCAGTAGAACCAATCTCAAGGTTTCGTGAGATGACCATGGAGAGTGCTCTAAGACCCCAACAAGTTCCGTACTTTGATTACCCACACCAGCAGCAGCATCAGTTTGGGAGTAGTAATATTGGAGCTTCTGATTTTTCGAATGGATTTGTGAGGTCGAGAATGTTTTCAAGGCAGCAAAGTAATAAGAGGAACATGAGGGCTCCAAGAATGCGTTGGACTAGTTCTCTTCACAATCGCTTTCTTCATGCTGTTGAGCTACTTGGTGGCCATGAAA GGGCTACTCCTAAGTCAGTTTTGGAGCTCATGGATGTCAAAGATCTAACACTAGCTCATGTCAAGAGTCATTTGCAG ATGTATCGGACTGTTAAGAACACTGACAAACCTGCAGCTTCTTCAG ATGGGGATGAGGATTTCATGTCCCTAACAGTACCAAATGatcaaaataagaattttttaccCAATCAGAGAGGAACTCCAAATGCATCTATAGATAATGATATGGGCTACACTTCCAGCAATCTATGGGTTAATTCTTCTTCCAG TAGAGGAGCACGGATTCAAGCTAATTCTCGAGATTTGGATGAGCTTAGTCCACAAGAAATCCTATCATCTCAGCATACTGGGAAACTTTCTGAG GGTAGCAACTACATACAAACAAGAAGCTTCGACATGGATCAAAATCCAAGCTTGGAGTTCACCTTAGGGAGATCAAATTGGCACAACAATGAACATGCCTAA
- the LOC114418712 gene encoding transcription repressor KAN1-like isoform X2: MPQNKIFQDQQQSSNPIPDLSLHISLPNSAPSSICSEGDSPFDAEGLKSHSDGSIKVEPISRFREMTMESALRPQQVPYFDYPHQQQHQFGSSNIGASDFSNGFVRSRMFSRQQSNKRNMRAPRMRWTSSLHNRFLHAVELLGGHERATPKSVLELMDVKDLTLAHVKSHLQMYRTVKNTDKPAASSDGDEDFMSLTVPNDQNKNFLPNQRGTPNASIDNDMGYTSSNLWVNSSSSRGARIQANSRDLDELSPQEILSSQHTGKLSEGSNYIQTRSFDMDQNPSLEFTLGRSNWHNNEHA; the protein is encoded by the exons atgccccAGAATAAGATTTTCCAAGACCAACAACAATCATCGAATCCGATTCCTGATCTTTCCCTTCACATTAGCCTCCCAAACAGTGCTCCTTCTTCAATTTGCAGTGAAGGGGATTCACCCTTTGATGCTGAAGGCCTCAAATCACACAGTGATGGTTCAATCAAAG TAGAACCAATCTCAAGGTTTCGTGAGATGACCATGGAGAGTGCTCTAAGACCCCAACAAGTTCCGTACTTTGATTACCCACACCAGCAGCAGCATCAGTTTGGGAGTAGTAATATTGGAGCTTCTGATTTTTCGAATGGATTTGTGAGGTCGAGAATGTTTTCAAGGCAGCAAAGTAATAAGAGGAACATGAGGGCTCCAAGAATGCGTTGGACTAGTTCTCTTCACAATCGCTTTCTTCATGCTGTTGAGCTACTTGGTGGCCATGAAA GGGCTACTCCTAAGTCAGTTTTGGAGCTCATGGATGTCAAAGATCTAACACTAGCTCATGTCAAGAGTCATTTGCAG ATGTATCGGACTGTTAAGAACACTGACAAACCTGCAGCTTCTTCAG ATGGGGATGAGGATTTCATGTCCCTAACAGTACCAAATGatcaaaataagaattttttaccCAATCAGAGAGGAACTCCAAATGCATCTATAGATAATGATATGGGCTACACTTCCAGCAATCTATGGGTTAATTCTTCTTCCAG TAGAGGAGCACGGATTCAAGCTAATTCTCGAGATTTGGATGAGCTTAGTCCACAAGAAATCCTATCATCTCAGCATACTGGGAAACTTTCTGAG GGTAGCAACTACATACAAACAAGAAGCTTCGACATGGATCAAAATCCAAGCTTGGAGTTCACCTTAGGGAGATCAAATTGGCACAACAATGAACATGCCTAA